From the Priestia koreensis genome, one window contains:
- the hemH gene encoding ferrochelatase has product MRKKKMGLLVMAYGTPYKEEDIERYYTHIRRGRKPSDEALEDLRSRYEAIGGISPLAKITLEQATKLEKSLNEAQDDIEFTMYLGLKHIEPFVEDAVQQMVDDGITEAVSLVLAPHYSTFSIKSYNGRAQEMADKLGGPVIHSIDSWYQEPAFINYWSTRVRDIFEGMSEEERQKAVLIVSAHSLPEKIIAQGDPYPQQLEETADMIAEAAGVKHYAVGWQSAGNTPEPWIGPDVQDLTRDLHEEHGYTSFVYTPVGFVAEHLEVLYDNDYECKVVTDEIGANYYRPEMPNAQDEFIDCLTTVVIRKIRSID; this is encoded by the coding sequence ATGCGTAAAAAGAAAATGGGCCTGCTTGTAATGGCGTACGGTACGCCGTATAAAGAAGAAGATATTGAACGGTACTACACGCACATTCGTCGCGGTCGTAAGCCATCAGACGAGGCGTTAGAAGATTTACGAAGCCGATACGAAGCGATTGGCGGTATTTCACCTCTAGCGAAAATCACGCTTGAGCAAGCCACAAAATTAGAGAAAAGCTTAAATGAAGCGCAAGATGATATTGAGTTTACAATGTACTTAGGCTTAAAGCATATTGAACCGTTTGTTGAGGATGCGGTTCAGCAAATGGTAGATGATGGTATTACAGAAGCAGTTAGCTTAGTACTAGCGCCCCATTACTCAACATTTAGCATTAAATCATATAATGGGCGAGCACAAGAAATGGCTGATAAGCTTGGTGGTCCAGTGATTCATTCCATTGACAGCTGGTATCAAGAGCCTGCGTTCATCAACTATTGGTCAACGCGTGTACGCGATATTTTTGAGGGAATGAGTGAGGAAGAACGTCAAAAAGCAGTGCTGATTGTTTCTGCTCACAGTCTACCAGAGAAAATAATTGCTCAAGGCGATCCGTATCCACAACAGCTCGAAGAAACAGCAGACATGATTGCGGAAGCGGCAGGAGTGAAGCACTATGCGGTAGGGTGGCAAAGTGCTGGAAATACCCCTGAACCATGGATCGGACCAGATGTGCAAGATCTAACGAGAGATTTACACGAAGAGCATGGCTACACATCATTCGTTTATACGCCGGTTGGCTTTGTAGCAGAGCATTTAGAAGTACTGTATGACAATGACTATGAATGCAAAGTCGTAACAGATGAGATTGGTGCTAACTATTATCGTCCTGAAATGCCAAACGCACAGGATGAATTTATTGATTGCTTAACAACGGTCGTCATTCGTAAAATTCGTTCTATTGATTGA
- a CDS encoding TetR/AcrR family transcriptional regulator, protein MAINRKQAIIDAATKSFSLFGYKATTMDQVAKLALVGKGTIYTFFKNKEELFDEIVSTMIAEMKISAEDAIVKEHSFFENAHDALHNILEFRKQHQLMIKLTQENQEMGTPAVQEVLERVESEILCYIKEKIELAIEKQEIRECNPELTAFLLIKMYISLVFGWEKNHPPLSKEEIAQIIEQYFLKGLSN, encoded by the coding sequence GTGGCAATTAACCGTAAACAAGCGATTATCGATGCAGCAACGAAATCATTTTCTCTATTCGGATACAAAGCAACAACCATGGATCAAGTAGCCAAACTTGCTTTGGTTGGTAAAGGAACGATCTATACATTTTTTAAAAATAAGGAAGAATTGTTTGATGAAATTGTGTCAACTATGATTGCAGAAATGAAAATTTCGGCTGAAGATGCCATCGTAAAAGAGCATTCGTTCTTTGAAAATGCTCATGATGCGCTCCACAATATTCTAGAGTTTCGTAAACAGCACCAGCTCATGATTAAATTAACGCAAGAAAACCAAGAGATGGGTACACCAGCTGTTCAAGAGGTTTTAGAGAGGGTAGAAAGCGAAATTCTTTGTTACATAAAAGAAAAAATTGAGCTTGCCATCGAGAAACAGGAAATTCGCGAATGCAATCCGGAATTGACCGCTTTTTTACTTATTAAAATGTATATTTCGCTTGTGTTTGGTTGGGAAAAAAATCATCCACCACTATCAAAGGAAGAAATTGCTCAAATTATTGAGCAATATTTCTTAAAAGGGTTGTCAAATTAG
- a CDS encoding YhgE/Pip domain-containing protein: MRKSSLLGEFAAIVKNKKLLIAITAILFIPLLYSGVYLWAFLDPYSRVDDLPVAVVNNDVGTVYNDKKTHIGQDLVDDLKKNDSFNWKFVDEATAKRGLENQDYYMMIEIPKDFSKNATTLQQDDPKHLQLVYTANEGSNYVSSQIGTKGVEKIKNEVSKKVTENYAEEMFDNVKEVSKGLADAGDGATKLRDGINDAKDGTGKLEDGITSANKGANDLNDGAKKLQKGTSDLNDGAGQLEKGAGDVHNGAVKLEKGSKDLNNGVQSAKGGADKLAKGANDLNDGVTSAKGGADKLAKGANDLNDGVTSAKGGADKLAKGANDLNDGVTSAKGGADKLAKGANDLNDGVTSAKGGADKLAKGAGDLSSGLGQLQSANTAILEGAKKSQTGAQSLATAIDQGVGELKGAAAQISQFKANAKKVVDGVTSLSQLSSGLQKNITDATASSSEVSTGIQNTIDDLDKQIAAAADPAQKEALQKTRDQLAPLVEKSKAVSQNVTGMNESSTKMNAVAGELAKGLGDSSADSSSSGDLETKLTELSKGANALAAGQTELVDGLTKFGEKLGEAKTGSDQLATGGASLSEGLGKLSEGSTQLAAGTNDLSSGLGKLSDGSSQLAAGNGDLSNGLGKLSDGSSQLAAGNGDLSNGLGKLSDGSSQLATGSGDLSSGLGKLSDGSGQLTTGISSLADGSGKVANGMTGLKEGSTKLLTGTTQLIEGTGQLSNGMGKLDKGAVDLNGGLGKLSDGSSELATKLQDGAKDAGDVKANQAVYDMFADPVQVKDNSINNVPNYGTGLTPYFLSVALFVGALVTSVIFPLRKPAITPKNGFRWFLGKFGVLVFVGIMQSLLADAILLGALDIKVQSVPLFITLSIATSLTFMSIIQFFVTALDNPGRFVAILIMVFQLATSAGTFPVELIPKVLQDVNHWLPMTYSVRGFRAVVSTGDFSYMWHNVSILAIYFVIMVLASISFFMFKFAKDFKSPKQAVEN; this comes from the coding sequence ATGCGCAAATCATCATTACTTGGAGAATTTGCCGCTATCGTAAAAAATAAAAAATTATTGATTGCGATTACTGCTATTTTATTTATTCCACTTTTGTATAGCGGCGTGTATTTATGGGCGTTTTTAGATCCATACTCTCGTGTGGATGATCTACCGGTAGCTGTTGTCAACAATGACGTAGGAACAGTCTACAATGATAAAAAAACGCACATCGGACAGGATTTAGTTGATGATCTGAAGAAGAATGACAGCTTTAACTGGAAGTTTGTTGATGAGGCAACAGCAAAAAGAGGATTAGAAAATCAAGATTATTACATGATGATTGAGATTCCAAAAGACTTTTCGAAAAATGCGACAACGCTTCAACAGGACGATCCAAAACATCTTCAGCTCGTTTACACAGCTAATGAAGGATCAAACTATGTATCCTCTCAAATTGGGACAAAAGGCGTAGAGAAAATAAAAAATGAAGTATCGAAAAAAGTAACTGAAAACTATGCCGAAGAAATGTTTGATAATGTTAAGGAAGTTTCCAAAGGACTAGCTGATGCCGGAGACGGGGCTACAAAACTCCGTGACGGGATCAATGATGCAAAAGATGGAACAGGAAAGTTAGAAGATGGTATTACGTCAGCAAACAAAGGTGCGAACGACTTAAATGACGGAGCTAAAAAGCTTCAAAAAGGAACAAGTGACCTTAATGACGGTGCCGGGCAGCTCGAAAAAGGAGCAGGCGATGTCCATAACGGTGCTGTGAAGCTTGAAAAAGGATCAAAGGATCTAAATAATGGAGTTCAATCAGCAAAAGGTGGCGCTGATAAGCTAGCAAAAGGTGCGAACGACTTAAACGATGGTGTTACATCGGCAAAAGGTGGCGCTGATAAGTTAGCAAAAGGTGCGAACGACTTAAACGATGGTGTTACATCAGCAAAAGGTGGCGCTGATAAACTAGCAAAAGGTGCGAACGACTTAAACGATGGTGTTACATCAGCAAAAGGTGGCGCTGATAAACTAGCAAAAGGCGCGAACGACTTAAACGATGGTGTTACATCAGCAAAAGGCGGTGCTGATAAGCTAGCGAAAGGTGCTGGCGATCTAAGCAGTGGGCTAGGGCAGCTACAAAGTGCGAACACAGCTATTCTAGAAGGTGCTAAAAAGTCTCAAACAGGTGCTCAAAGCTTAGCAACAGCAATTGATCAAGGCGTTGGGGAACTTAAAGGAGCTGCTGCACAAATTTCGCAGTTTAAGGCAAATGCCAAAAAAGTAGTTGATGGCGTGACTTCTTTATCTCAGCTATCTTCAGGGCTTCAAAAGAACATTACAGATGCTACAGCATCATCTTCTGAAGTAAGTACAGGCATTCAGAATACAATTGACGATTTAGATAAGCAAATTGCAGCAGCAGCTGATCCAGCCCAAAAAGAAGCGTTGCAAAAAACGCGTGATCAGCTTGCACCGCTTGTTGAAAAAAGTAAAGCGGTTAGCCAAAACGTAACGGGCATGAATGAATCTTCTACTAAAATGAATGCTGTGGCAGGAGAGCTAGCAAAAGGACTTGGAGACAGCTCAGCAGACTCTAGTTCATCTGGTGACTTAGAGACGAAGTTAACAGAGCTATCTAAAGGTGCTAATGCGTTAGCAGCAGGCCAAACGGAACTTGTTGATGGCCTAACAAAGTTTGGTGAAAAACTTGGTGAGGCAAAAACAGGATCTGATCAGCTTGCGACAGGAGGAGCGAGCTTATCTGAAGGTCTTGGTAAGCTGTCAGAAGGATCTACGCAGCTAGCAGCAGGTACAAATGATTTATCAAGTGGTTTAGGCAAACTATCTGATGGATCTAGTCAGCTAGCAGCAGGAAACGGTGATTTATCAAATGGTTTAGGCAAACTATCTGACGGATCTAGCCAGTTAGCAGCAGGAAACGGCGATTTATCAAATGGTTTAGGCAAACTATCTGATGGATCTAGCCAGCTTGCGACAGGTAGCGGCGATCTATCAAGTGGTTTAGGCAAACTATCTGACGGTTCAGGTCAGCTTACGACAGGAATCTCAAGCCTTGCTGATGGTTCTGGAAAAGTAGCAAACGGTATGACTGGATTAAAAGAAGGATCTACGAAGCTATTAACAGGTACAACTCAGTTAATAGAAGGTACTGGTCAGTTATCTAACGGAATGGGTAAATTAGATAAAGGTGCTGTAGACTTAAACGGAGGTCTCGGTAAATTATCTGACGGCTCTAGTGAACTGGCAACGAAATTACAAGATGGTGCGAAAGATGCTGGAGATGTTAAAGCAAATCAAGCAGTTTATGACATGTTTGCAGATCCAGTTCAAGTAAAAGATAATTCAATTAACAACGTTCCAAACTACGGAACAGGATTAACACCGTACTTCTTATCAGTTGCGTTATTCGTCGGAGCGCTTGTAACATCTGTTATCTTCCCGCTTCGCAAACCAGCAATTACACCGAAAAACGGATTCCGCTGGTTCCTTGGTAAGTTTGGGGTGCTAGTATTTGTCGGTATTATGCAATCACTTCTTGCAGATGCGATTTTACTAGGTGCACTAGATATTAAAGTGCAAAGCGTACCGTTATTTATTACATTAAGTATCGCGACAAGCTTAACGTTTATGTCCATTATCCAGTTCTTTGTAACAGCACTTGATAATCCAGGACGCTTCGTTGCAATCTTAATCATGGTATTCCAACTTGCAACAAGTGCAGGAACGTTCCCAGTGGAGTTAATTCCAAAAGTATTACAGGACGTTAACCACTGGTTACCAATGACTTACTCAGTAAGAGGATTCCGCGCGGTTGTTTCAACAGGCGATTTCAGCTATATGTGGCACAACGTGTCCATTCTAGCAATCTACTTTGTAATCATGGTTCTTGCATCTATTTCATTCTTTATGTTCAAGTTTGCAAAAGACTTCAAAAGTCCAAAGCAAGCAGTAGAAAATTGA
- a CDS encoding carbohydrate ABC transporter permease translates to MNKKKWKKVGLFSLFVGPAFLAFALIVLYPFFTGVYYAFTDWNGVTGQIKFVGFDNFKYIFTEDAQFKQSFWITAKYTVISIVLTNAVGFGLAMLVTQMLKTRNILRTVFFLPNLIGGLLLGFIWQFIFVKGFQSIGMITGWSFFELPWLGDEKTAFWGIVIVSVWQGAGYIMLIYIAALQNVPQELIEAAKIDGANPWQVLRNITLPMVAPAVTISLFLTISWSFKIFDVNLSLTGGGPAKTTEMLALNIYTEAFVNNRYGIGEAKALVFFIVVATITTLQVMYTKKKEVES, encoded by the coding sequence ATGAATAAGAAGAAGTGGAAAAAAGTCGGGTTGTTTTCATTATTCGTAGGTCCAGCATTTTTAGCATTTGCTCTAATTGTTTTGTATCCATTCTTTACAGGAGTGTATTATGCCTTTACAGACTGGAACGGCGTTACGGGACAGATTAAATTTGTAGGATTTGATAACTTTAAGTATATCTTTACAGAGGATGCGCAGTTTAAACAATCCTTTTGGATTACCGCAAAGTACACGGTCATTTCCATCGTTTTAACGAACGCGGTTGGGTTTGGACTAGCAATGCTTGTGACACAAATGTTGAAAACACGAAACATTTTACGAACAGTATTTTTCCTTCCGAACCTTATTGGAGGACTTTTACTCGGGTTCATTTGGCAGTTTATCTTCGTTAAAGGCTTTCAATCAATCGGAATGATTACTGGATGGTCCTTTTTCGAATTACCTTGGCTTGGAGATGAGAAAACGGCTTTTTGGGGAATTGTGATCGTCAGCGTATGGCAAGGTGCGGGGTATATCATGTTAATCTACATCGCAGCTCTACAAAACGTTCCACAAGAATTAATTGAAGCAGCGAAAATTGACGGTGCAAATCCATGGCAAGTGCTTCGCAATATTACGCTTCCAATGGTAGCGCCTGCTGTGACAATCAGCTTATTCTTAACAATCTCATGGTCCTTTAAAATCTTCGACGTTAACTTATCGTTAACGGGCGGCGGACCAGCAAAGACGACAGAAATGTTAGCGCTTAACATCTACACAGAAGCCTTTGTAAACAACCGATACGGTATAGGAGAAGCAAAAGCACTCGTATTCTTTATCGTTGTCGCAACGATTACAACACTTCAAGTAATGTATACCAAGAAGAAGGAGGTTGAATCCTAA
- a CDS encoding transglycosylase domain-containing protein, with translation MYKKVILIIAALLCVIVLGIVGYISILLLGDYVIDDKKFVMNSATTLVDENGAEITKLYVENREIVPIKKIPKHVQEAFVAVEDRRFYDHHGIDVKSISRALYRDVLSGGKAEGGSTLTQQLAKNVFLTNDKTIMRKVKEVVIAINLEKRYTKKQILEMYLNQIYFGHGAYGIQAASKLYFNKDVSELTTEQGALLAALPKAPSQYSPILHPEKSLERRNVVLDLMGKTHDLTPEQVVRMQGKTLSLDVQQEAKKKDYLTYIDMVMEEARTKYHLSSEELLRGGYTITVPMNKDIQSAAYELFQDPAYFSGTDDGVQGAFVMMDEKTGGIRSVMGGRDYVQKGLNRVKIKRQPGSTIKPLAVYGPALQEKKYRPYSLLLDKYTSIKGYSPHNVDGQYDGKVSMYDAIRESKNIPAVWTLNKIGISNGKEYLNKLDMPIDDKGLSIALGGLTDGFTPLQMVAAYRTFAHDGERIEPHFIDEIKDRSGEVIAKPSLKETKVFSKQTAWNMTRMLEGVVRDGTASGGTFDGALAGKTGSTSYTNVKGATKDAWFVGYTPDLVGALWMGYDKTDQDHYLTKGSSYPTRLFKKILTDSKVDTATKFKKPKGVKDLAEPIRVKEIDDLSSEVTFSAFGLFTNELTWTPAEDKRVTYYIYEKKDGKKAKRIGEVTGKGRYEVKNVHVLNPPSYYVVPYNKQTKQKAKKSNVVQASI, from the coding sequence ATGTACAAAAAAGTAATTCTCATTATTGCTGCCTTACTTTGTGTCATTGTGTTAGGAATTGTAGGGTATATCTCCATTTTGCTACTTGGAGATTATGTTATTGATGATAAGAAGTTTGTCATGAACTCAGCAACAACACTAGTAGATGAAAATGGAGCGGAGATTACAAAACTGTACGTAGAGAACCGTGAGATTGTGCCGATTAAAAAAATTCCAAAGCACGTCCAAGAGGCGTTTGTAGCGGTTGAGGACCGACGCTTTTATGACCATCACGGGATTGACGTGAAATCAATTTCTCGAGCGCTTTACCGAGACGTTTTATCAGGAGGAAAGGCAGAGGGTGGGAGTACACTTACTCAGCAACTTGCGAAAAACGTCTTTTTGACCAATGATAAAACGATTATGCGAAAGGTAAAGGAAGTTGTCATTGCGATTAATTTAGAGAAGCGATACACGAAGAAACAAATTTTGGAGATGTACTTAAATCAAATTTATTTTGGACACGGTGCCTATGGAATTCAAGCGGCATCAAAGCTTTATTTTAATAAAGACGTATCAGAGCTAACAACAGAGCAAGGAGCCTTACTGGCGGCACTGCCAAAAGCACCTTCTCAATATTCACCGATTCTCCATCCAGAGAAAAGTCTAGAACGAAGAAACGTCGTGCTTGATTTGATGGGGAAAACCCATGATTTAACTCCTGAACAAGTGGTTCGTATGCAAGGAAAAACGCTGAGCTTAGATGTTCAGCAGGAAGCAAAGAAAAAGGACTATCTTACATACATTGATATGGTAATGGAAGAAGCAAGAACGAAGTATCACCTTTCAAGCGAAGAGCTGTTAAGAGGGGGCTATACCATTACAGTGCCAATGAATAAAGACATCCAATCTGCTGCATATGAGCTATTTCAAGACCCAGCATACTTTTCAGGAACCGATGATGGTGTACAAGGTGCGTTTGTGATGATGGACGAAAAAACGGGTGGCATTCGATCCGTGATGGGCGGGCGTGATTATGTACAAAAAGGGTTAAACCGAGTGAAAATAAAACGTCAGCCGGGTTCTACAATCAAGCCGCTAGCCGTATATGGACCTGCTTTACAGGAGAAAAAATATCGTCCTTATTCCTTATTATTAGACAAGTACACGTCTATTAAAGGATATTCTCCTCATAACGTCGATGGACAGTATGATGGCAAGGTAAGCATGTATGATGCCATTCGTGAGTCCAAGAACATACCAGCTGTATGGACGCTTAATAAAATTGGTATTTCAAACGGAAAAGAGTACTTAAATAAGCTAGATATGCCTATTGATGATAAGGGTCTGTCTATCGCTCTAGGTGGACTCACAGACGGATTTACGCCTCTGCAGATGGTTGCTGCTTATCGTACCTTTGCTCATGATGGTGAGCGCATTGAACCACATTTTATCGATGAGATTAAGGATCGTAGTGGTGAAGTAATTGCGAAACCTTCATTAAAAGAAACGAAGGTATTCTCAAAGCAAACCGCTTGGAACATGACTCGTATGTTAGAGGGAGTCGTCCGAGATGGAACGGCCTCTGGTGGAACCTTTGACGGTGCTCTAGCAGGGAAGACGGGCTCGACGTCTTACACGAATGTAAAAGGGGCGACAAAGGATGCTTGGTTCGTTGGCTACACTCCAGATTTAGTAGGAGCCCTGTGGATGGGATATGATAAAACGGATCAAGATCATTACTTAACAAAGGGAAGTTCCTATCCAACTCGTTTGTTTAAGAAAATTTTAACGGACTCAAAAGTAGATACAGCAACTAAATTTAAGAAGCCTAAGGGTGTAAAAGATTTAGCTGAGCCAATTCGAGTGAAAGAAATTGATGATCTTTCTTCAGAAGTGACCTTCTCGGCTTTTGGACTGTTCACTAATGAATTGACGTGGACACCAGCAGAGGATAAGAGAGTTACCTACTATATCTATGAGAAAAAGGACGGAAAAAAAGCAAAACGTATAGGAGAGGTAACTGGAAAAGGGCGCTATGAAGTGAAGAATGTTCATGTTCTTAATCCACCGTCTTATTATGTTGTTCCATATAATAAGCAAACGAAGCAAAAGGCTAAGAAGTCAAATGTGGTGCAAGCGTCTATATAA
- a CDS encoding carbohydrate ABC transporter permease, protein MGNKYTGKTFILEILTLVLGILFLIPFYYVIANSFKTFADILTKTSEFPKVFEWSNYTDAFERMQYWKVFGNSLLITIISNVIIIIFCSMAAYMLVRTKRKISNIIFFMFVAAMVIPFQSIMIPLVKAAGQFHLLNSIWGIVIMYLGFGSGISIFLYHGFIKGIPVELEEAAIIDGCSTFGVFWRIVFPLLKPITVTIMILNSLWIWNDFLLPSLVLQDPNLRTIPLAMYFFFGQYTKQWNLALAALVISIIPLLIFFFAMQKHIIKGITSGSIK, encoded by the coding sequence ATGGGAAACAAGTACACAGGAAAAACGTTTATATTAGAGATTCTCACTCTTGTTCTAGGTATTTTGTTCTTAATTCCGTTTTACTACGTCATTGCAAACTCGTTTAAAACATTTGCTGATATTTTAACCAAGACATCGGAGTTTCCTAAGGTATTTGAATGGTCGAACTACACCGATGCGTTCGAACGTATGCAATATTGGAAAGTGTTTGGTAACTCTTTGCTTATTACGATTATTAGTAACGTTATTATCATTATCTTTTGTTCAATGGCTGCGTACATGCTTGTTCGAACAAAACGCAAGATTAGTAATATTATATTCTTTATGTTTGTTGCAGCAATGGTTATTCCGTTTCAATCCATTATGATTCCGCTTGTAAAAGCAGCTGGACAGTTTCATTTGTTAAACAGCATTTGGGGAATCGTGATTATGTATTTAGGGTTTGGCTCTGGTATCTCGATTTTCCTTTATCACGGTTTTATTAAAGGAATTCCGGTTGAACTTGAAGAAGCCGCTATTATTGATGGATGCTCAACATTTGGCGTGTTTTGGCGCATCGTATTTCCGCTTCTAAAACCAATTACTGTAACAATTATGATCTTAAACAGTCTTTGGATTTGGAATGATTTCTTACTACCATCACTTGTTTTACAAGATCCAAATTTACGCACGATTCCGCTTGCGATGTACTTCTTCTTTGGTCAGTACACGAAGCAGTGGAACTTGGCACTTGCCGCTCTTGTAATTAGCATCATTCCGCTTCTTATTTTCTTCTTTGCAATGCAAAAGCATATCATTAAAGGAATTACGAGCGGATCGATTAAGTAA
- the hemE gene encoding uroporphyrinogen decarboxylase: MNQRNFNETFLQACRGEKADHVPVWYMRQAGRSQPEYRALKEKYSLFEITHQPELCAYVTRLPVEHYNVDAAVLYKDIMSPLPAIGVDVEIKSGIGPVISNPIRSASDVEKLGEITPEEDVPYVLETIKLLTQEQLNVPLIGFAGAPFTVASYMIEGGPSKNYTKTKGLMYSDPKAWFALMDKLADMTIRYVGAQVDAGAKVIQIFDSWVGALNVADYRHFIKPVMNRIFTELKKKNVPLIMFGVGASHLAMEWHDLPIDVVGLDWRLPILEAREKGITKTVQGNLDPALLLAPWDVLEAKAKEVLDQGMQNPGYIFNLGHGVFPQVNPETLKRLTAFVHEYSANRH, encoded by the coding sequence ATGAATCAGAGAAATTTCAATGAAACGTTTTTACAGGCATGTAGAGGGGAAAAAGCGGATCATGTTCCTGTTTGGTACATGAGACAAGCTGGAAGATCACAGCCTGAATATCGTGCATTAAAAGAAAAGTATTCACTATTTGAAATTACGCATCAGCCAGAGTTATGTGCATATGTTACGCGATTGCCAGTAGAGCACTACAACGTGGATGCTGCCGTTTTATATAAAGACATTATGTCTCCTCTTCCCGCAATCGGAGTGGACGTTGAGATCAAATCAGGAATCGGTCCTGTTATCTCAAATCCAATTCGATCTGCGAGCGATGTCGAGAAGTTAGGTGAAATTACGCCAGAAGAAGATGTTCCGTATGTATTAGAAACGATTAAGCTGTTAACGCAAGAGCAGCTCAACGTGCCGCTCATCGGTTTTGCCGGAGCTCCTTTTACCGTTGCGAGCTACATGATTGAAGGAGGTCCTTCAAAAAATTACACGAAGACAAAAGGTCTAATGTACTCCGATCCAAAGGCATGGTTTGCACTTATGGATAAGCTTGCAGATATGACGATTCGCTATGTAGGAGCACAGGTAGATGCAGGAGCAAAAGTCATTCAAATTTTTGATTCATGGGTAGGAGCGTTAAACGTAGCGGATTATCGTCACTTTATTAAGCCAGTGATGAATCGCATTTTTACAGAGCTTAAGAAGAAGAATGTTCCACTTATCATGTTTGGTGTAGGTGCAAGTCATTTGGCTATGGAATGGCATGACCTTCCTATCGATGTTGTCGGATTAGATTGGCGCTTACCAATCCTAGAAGCACGAGAAAAAGGAATCACGAAAACGGTTCAAGGGAATTTAGATCCTGCTCTTCTGCTTGCTCCTTGGGATGTGTTAGAAGCAAAAGCAAAAGAAGTGCTTGATCAAGGAATGCAAAATCCTGGATACATATTTAATTTAGGTCACGGTGTCTTCCCTCAGGTTAATCCGGAAACATTAAAGCGCTTGACAGCGTTTGTACACGAATATTCTGCAAATAGACACTAA
- a CDS encoding antibiotic biosynthesis monooxygenase family protein — protein MNLYLTFGTTDYLQKVVDEHNGQELRLLEEDSDKAILLHETEEERFFHEGHEYEVLDSVGSLQNGTFAVLNNIPVSDEGRSLFEHRFSKRAGLIESEPGFGAIRVLRPLDTDTYVILTLWNSEKDFSNWQSSNAYGQAHKKRGTSEGIDQQENIFPRPSYVTSYHAVN, from the coding sequence ATGAATCTTTACTTAACGTTTGGAACAACTGACTATTTACAAAAGGTAGTAGATGAACACAATGGACAGGAGTTACGCCTTTTAGAAGAGGACTCTGATAAAGCCATTCTTCTGCACGAAACAGAAGAGGAACGCTTTTTCCATGAAGGTCACGAATACGAAGTGCTTGATAGCGTTGGATCGCTACAAAACGGCACGTTCGCGGTCCTCAACAACATTCCGGTATCAGATGAAGGTCGCTCATTGTTCGAACATCGGTTTAGCAAGCGCGCTGGACTTATTGAAAGCGAGCCAGGATTCGGTGCTATTCGCGTTTTGAGACCTCTTGATACGGATACATACGTTATTTTAACACTTTGGAACAGTGAAAAAGACTTTTCTAACTGGCAAAGCTCAAATGCTTACGGGCAAGCACACAAAAAGCGCGGCACGTCAGAAGGCATTGATCAACAGGAAAATATCTTCCCGCGCCCATCATACGTAACGTCGTACCACGCCGTTAACTAA